One genomic region from Candidatus Nanosynbacter sp. TM7-074 encodes:
- a CDS encoding type II secretion system protein J has translation MQHSKENGFTITELVLVMVIIAMVVGVFGQMLVSSNQSASISRARVDINRNLHNSMDAIETDVRQAVRFKASGYDGYDTFAVDRSFSGAGHSWSYMNTPYVNGTNRVLILLQYATTMGHGADSRQIVYLRTPVGDCAANKTQQPKYKKIIIYFLNNGELHRRTIYNDMIDPYGHPYSGSAGNYFCMNNAEANKFKDRAMKVHQDSILATGVSEFEVEYYEGKTKIPGQHDVGQSYPGILDSADNVVVTLKLQSPSKQISESQTLTIRKINNL, from the coding sequence ATGCAGCATTCTAAAGAAAATGGCTTCACAATAACCGAACTAGTATTAGTAATGGTAATTATTGCCATGGTCGTCGGCGTCTTTGGCCAGATGTTGGTGTCATCAAATCAAAGCGCTTCTATTAGTCGGGCTAGGGTTGATATTAACCGCAATCTTCACAACTCCATGGATGCAATTGAAACTGATGTACGGCAGGCAGTGCGATTTAAGGCCAGTGGCTATGACGGTTATGATACGTTCGCTGTAGATAGGAGTTTTTCTGGAGCTGGGCATAGCTGGAGCTACATGAATACACCATACGTCAACGGGACAAATAGGGTCCTGATATTGCTACAGTATGCGACCACTATGGGACATGGTGCGGACTCGAGGCAGATTGTTTATCTAAGAACTCCAGTCGGCGACTGTGCGGCTAATAAGACTCAGCAGCCTAAGTATAAAAAAATAATAATATATTTCTTAAATAACGGAGAATTGCATAGGCGTACTATCTATAACGACATGATTGACCCTTATGGCCATCCATATTCGGGTTCTGCTGGTAATTATTTCTGTATGAATAATGCAGAGGCTAATAAATTTAAAGACCGAGCTATGAAGGTTCATCAAGATTCAATTTTAGCAACCGGCGTTTCTGAATTCGAAGTTGAGTATTACGAGGGAAAAACGAAAATACCTGGTCAACATGATGTGGGCCAAAGCTACCCAGGGATACTTGATTCTGCTGATAACGTAGTAGTTACTTTAAAATTACAATCGCCAAGTAAACAGATTTCTGAATCACAAACATTAACTATACGAAAGATTAATAACTTATGA
- a CDS encoding prepilin-type N-terminal cleavage/methylation domain-containing protein, with the protein MARLVNKSEGFTIVEVAVTLVVIGIFMVVILSMQAQVSTISVLSAQQTKASFLAYNNMRRYANDSPPSWFKCSSDPSSTRYKVMEKTEMIDGLPGMVRQEVYASAPYGCKDVSSGSGGKSSLGMPVKVESIVEYGLPSSGSGSGRKVTHATYAAF; encoded by the coding sequence ATGGCGCGACTAGTAAATAAAAGCGAGGGCTTTACAATAGTTGAAGTGGCAGTGACGCTGGTTGTCATTGGTATTTTTATGGTTGTCATATTGAGTATGCAGGCTCAGGTCAGTACAATTTCAGTATTGAGTGCGCAGCAAACTAAGGCTAGCTTTTTAGCCTACAATAATATGCGCCGTTACGCGAATGATTCTCCGCCCTCATGGTTTAAGTGTAGCTCTGATCCATCTAGTACTAGATATAAAGTCATGGAAAAAACGGAGATGATTGATGGTCTGCCGGGTATGGTGAGACAGGAGGTGTATGCTTCAGCGCCGTATGGATGTAAGGATGTCAGTAGCGGTAGTGGTGGCAAGTCTAGCCTAGGTATGCCGGTTAAGGTAGAGTCAATAGTAGAATATGGATTGCCATCTTCTGGGTCTGGCAGTGGAAGAAAGGTGACACATGCAACATATGCAGCATTCTAA
- a CDS encoding type IV pilin protein, translating into MNRRMGGYTLIELAVIIVVVSILAGLTFVGGERFLNLTKREKQRANISELSLKLERYYKYNNTSGIGHEYPSCGDLIRNFSSIVGNDSLKKEMIKCSRSDWAGGNNGEILYEASNIDGHDCAKPVSGAPSDIVAATCVRHSITYKDLSTGAEKKVDSIWRD; encoded by the coding sequence ATGAATCGTAGGATGGGTGGTTATACGTTAATCGAGTTGGCGGTAATTATTGTAGTCGTGTCAATTTTAGCGGGCCTCACCTTTGTTGGTGGTGAAAGATTTTTAAATCTCACTAAAAGAGAAAAACAGCGAGCTAATATTTCCGAGCTATCACTAAAGCTGGAGAGGTATTATAAATATAACAATACAAGCGGCATCGGGCATGAATATCCGTCGTGTGGTGATTTAATCAGGAATTTTTCGTCAATTGTAGGAAACGATTCTTTGAAGAAGGAAATGATAAAGTGTAGCCGTAGTGACTGGGCTGGCGGAAATAACGGTGAAATATTATATGAAGCCTCAAATATTGATGGACATGACTGCGCTAAGCCAGTATCTGGCGCGCCATCTGATATAGTTGCAGCAACTTGCGTCAGGCATAGTATCACGTATAAAGATTTGTCCACTGGGGCAGAAAAAAAGGTGGATAGCATATGGCGCGACTAG
- the murB gene encoding UDP-N-acetylmuramate dehydrogenase — protein MDVMTNVPLKQYTTMKLGGAARYMVAVDSASDVVTLYRNARKENLPIFVLGGGSNVITRDETFEGIVLLNKIKGFEVIADNDDTTDIKIGAGEVWDEVVERAVGLGLQGVEAMSGIPGTAGAAPVQNVGAYGQDISDTLVSLEAYDSKTDSIVTISVDECDFSYRNSIFRDSQKGRYCILNITLRLNKAEPRPPFYASLQKYIEDNDIREVNLSVIRVAVLNIRSEKLPDPAEIPSAGSFFKNALIEKWQLEQLQKEYSDVPNYAMSDGRYKVPTGWLIDRAGLKGFASHGMRVYEKNALVLVNDSATGYGDLAAIREQIIQTVYDKFGIRIEQEPLELSL, from the coding sequence ATGGATGTCATGACGAATGTACCATTGAAGCAGTATACGACTATGAAATTAGGCGGCGCAGCGCGCTATATGGTGGCCGTAGATTCTGCCAGCGATGTTGTAACTTTATATCGGAATGCCCGAAAGGAAAATCTGCCTATTTTTGTGCTGGGTGGCGGCAGTAATGTCATCACACGCGACGAAACATTTGAGGGAATCGTTCTGTTGAATAAGATCAAGGGGTTTGAGGTTATTGCTGATAATGACGATACGACAGATATCAAGATTGGTGCGGGCGAAGTTTGGGATGAAGTTGTCGAACGGGCTGTTGGCCTGGGGCTTCAGGGGGTTGAGGCTATGTCGGGAATTCCGGGAACGGCTGGTGCTGCGCCGGTCCAGAATGTTGGCGCTTATGGTCAAGATATTTCCGATACTTTAGTTAGTTTAGAAGCATACGACTCGAAGACTGATTCAATTGTGACGATTTCTGTTGATGAATGTGATTTCTCTTATCGCAATAGTATTTTTCGTGATAGTCAAAAGGGTCGTTACTGTATTTTAAATATTACTCTAAGATTAAATAAAGCAGAACCAAGGCCGCCATTTTATGCTTCGCTACAAAAATATATTGAAGATAATGATATTCGTGAAGTTAATTTGTCGGTAATTCGTGTGGCGGTGCTTAATATTCGCTCGGAAAAATTGCCAGATCCGGCTGAGATACCTAGCGCAGGCTCTTTTTTCAAGAACGCTTTGATCGAAAAATGGCAACTGGAGCAATTGCAAAAAGAATATAGTGATGTACCAAATTATGCTATGTCTGACGGAAGATATAAAGTGCCAACGGGCTGGCTGATTGATAGAGCTGGCCTGAAAGGTTTTGCTAGTCATGGCATGAGGGTTTATGAAAAAAATGCCCTGGTGCTGGTCAATGATTCGGCAACTGGCTATGGTGATTTGGCAGCAATTCGTGAGCAAATTATTCAAACGGTGTATGATAAATTTGGCATAAGAATTGAACAAGAACCGTTGGAACTTTCTTTGTAA
- a CDS encoding AAA family ATPase, with protein MNVQPKFNYDSLRSQKARFSVRFGNAWHVVVIAIGIMMVVLGVWMLIEHGSVGWLMLGLSGPMVMLSIWWEKDLKTAEINKNPQTIDDVMAADVLGKLPRRPTPTDIAEAITGTRAGQFLALRLGLTPNFLHNISVDNPDQTEQVWKAAIEIWQSTESPKITSAVLAAAIVKQLPQHNSLLANMKIDFHDIEETIKWYERIKALIEEHNKKPLRTGGIARDWSFGYTPLLSRFAQNISANISGQMLTTKLAAHESALEQMMKIFSSGGRQNIALIGADGAGKSTVVSAFAEMLIDGHQGVPGSLMYQQVFMLDASSLVSVASGRGELENLVTMILNEAFLSKNVILCLDNAQLFFEEGIGSVDLSNVLLPILEAGRLRMILTMDDQRFLQISQMKPQLAHALNTIAIQPSTEAETMKIMRDQLVIFEAQHKVTYMYQALAEAYRVGDRYVQDLAMPGKALKILEAAASYARGGLVTAQSVDDAIEKTLGIKISTANTGDEREKLLNLETLIHQRMINQSRAVTVVSDAIRRARTGVRNQNRPIGAFLFLGPTGVGKTELSKALADVYFGGEGSMIRLDLNEFVRPDDVARLIADGARDPGSLTAQVQKKPFSVVLLDEIEKAHPQVLTTLLQLLDEGILRDENNREISFRDTIVIATSNAGADRIREYIERGYQLEQFEQTFINELINANLFRPEFLNRFDEIVLFRPLGKEELLQVVDLILAGVNKTLAPQKIQVAVEEEGKKLLVEAGYDPRLGARPMRRVVQRAVENTVAKQMLAGTVAPGSTTIITTEQIRQILSSQTPQAPVIPPAS; from the coding sequence ATGAATGTGCAGCCAAAGTTTAATTACGATAGTTTGAGGTCTCAGAAGGCAAGGTTTTCTGTTAGGTTTGGCAATGCTTGGCACGTTGTGGTAATAGCAATTGGTATCATGATGGTGGTGCTTGGTGTGTGGATGCTGATTGAACACGGATCGGTCGGCTGGCTAATGCTGGGTCTGAGTGGCCCGATGGTTATGCTGTCCATTTGGTGGGAGAAAGATTTGAAGACGGCGGAGATTAATAAGAATCCGCAGACCATTGATGATGTGATGGCGGCTGACGTTTTGGGTAAGCTGCCGCGTCGGCCAACACCAACGGATATTGCTGAAGCGATTACAGGCACTCGAGCTGGACAGTTTTTAGCCTTGCGCCTGGGTTTAACGCCAAACTTTTTGCATAATATTTCTGTTGACAATCCAGATCAAACCGAGCAAGTCTGGAAAGCGGCAATTGAGATTTGGCAGAGCACTGAAAGTCCGAAGATTACCAGTGCGGTTTTAGCCGCGGCCATAGTAAAACAGTTACCGCAGCATAACTCTTTGCTGGCAAATATGAAAATTGATTTTCATGATATCGAAGAGACTATCAAGTGGTACGAACGTATAAAGGCGTTAATTGAAGAGCATAACAAAAAGCCGTTACGGACGGGCGGAATTGCTAGAGATTGGTCGTTCGGTTACACGCCACTATTGAGCCGCTTTGCGCAGAATATTAGCGCTAACATTTCCGGTCAGATGCTTACTACAAAGTTGGCGGCGCATGAAAGTGCACTTGAGCAAATGATGAAAATATTTAGCTCAGGTGGTCGTCAGAACATTGCGTTAATTGGTGCTGATGGCGCTGGGAAAAGTACGGTAGTTTCGGCGTTTGCGGAGATGTTGATTGATGGGCATCAGGGCGTTCCTGGGTCGTTGATGTATCAGCAAGTTTTTATGCTTGACGCTTCATCTTTGGTTAGCGTGGCGTCGGGTCGTGGCGAGTTGGAAAATCTGGTGACAATGATCTTAAATGAAGCGTTTTTATCAAAGAATGTTATTTTATGCTTAGATAATGCGCAGCTATTTTTTGAGGAGGGCATTGGTTCGGTTGATTTGAGTAATGTGCTACTGCCAATTTTAGAAGCTGGCAGATTGAGGATGATTTTAACGATGGACGACCAGCGGTTTTTACAGATTTCTCAAATGAAGCCGCAATTAGCACACGCTTTGAACACCATTGCCATCCAGCCATCAACCGAAGCAGAGACTATGAAAATTATGCGTGACCAATTAGTGATATTTGAAGCCCAGCATAAAGTGACTTATATGTATCAAGCTTTGGCTGAGGCCTATCGGGTTGGCGATCGCTACGTTCAGGATTTGGCAATGCCAGGCAAAGCGCTGAAAATTTTGGAGGCGGCAGCGAGTTATGCTAGGGGCGGTCTTGTGACAGCGCAATCAGTCGACGATGCAATTGAAAAAACCTTGGGTATAAAAATATCCACAGCGAATACCGGCGACGAGCGTGAGAAATTGCTTAATTTGGAAACACTGATTCATCAGCGGATGATCAACCAGTCGCGGGCGGTGACGGTTGTTTCCGATGCTATTCGCCGCGCCCGTACTGGCGTTAGAAACCAAAACCGGCCGATTGGCGCTTTCCTGTTTCTTGGCCCAACTGGCGTTGGTAAAACTGAACTATCCAAAGCTTTGGCAGATGTTTATTTTGGCGGCGAGGGCAGCATGATTCGGTTGGATCTTAACGAGTTTGTTCGCCCAGATGATGTAGCGCGGCTGATTGCCGATGGGGCGCGCGACCCAGGTAGTTTGACGGCGCAGGTGCAAAAAAAGCCGTTTTCAGTGGTGTTGCTGGATGAGATTGAAAAAGCCCATCCGCAGGTGTTGACGACTTTACTGCAGTTATTGGACGAGGGTATCCTGCGCGATGAGAATAACAGGGAAATTAGTTTTCGCGATACGATTGTCATTGCTACGTCAAACGCTGGAGCAGATAGAATTCGCGAATATATTGAGCGCGGCTACCAGTTGGAACAGTTTGAACAAACATTTATCAATGAGCTAATTAATGCTAATCTATTCCGACCAGAGTTTTTGAACCGTTTTGATGAAATTGTTTTGTTCCGGCCGCTGGGCAAGGAGGAATTGTTGCAGGTTGTCGATTTGATTTTGGCTGGCGTTAATAAAACCTTGGCGCCGCAAAAAATTCAAGTTGCAGTTGAAGAGGAAGGTAAGAAATTGTTGGTTGAAGCTGGTTATGATCCGCGTCTGGGCGCCCGTCCGATGCGTCGTGTTGTCCAGCGAGCAGTTGAAAATACTGTCGCTAAGCAAATGCTAGCTGGTACGGTTGCGCCTGGATCAACTACAATTATTACCACTGAGCAAATTCGCCAGATTTTAAGTAGCCAAACCCCTCAAGCTCCAGTGATTCCGCCGGCTAGTTAA
- a CDS encoding MurT ligase domain-containing protein, giving the protein MARQMISTIIGKGVKKVARLRGGGSALPGLVIEKIDPKFIQRTLKDLPQGVVIISGTNGKTTTTKIVVELLESVGLRVFTNRTGSNFSRGVAAALLDEVNLRGKLEADIAVLELDEAWAVKFVQMVRPRFSLLLNVMRDQLDRFGEIDNTASLLQKIAEATTDAVVLNRDDPRIFKISKHIQAKKVFFGTTDELLKLMPTDDNLKYGAAIANQSVNVDVLLKKISGQEATLRIDNKEAAVNLKLTGVYNLLNAAAATALARQITGPEVTDTILSALENIKPAFGRGETIFLNGTPIELILVKNPSGFRLALLSFAKNSSATMIAVNDNFADGRDVSWFWDVDFSSLKKVAMISGVRAYDMALRLQYDEVAVEKIDTDITRALDDFINDRPEEPKQIFCSYTAMTAIRRLLSEKTDVEEIL; this is encoded by the coding sequence ATGGCAAGACAGATGATCAGTACTATAATTGGCAAAGGTGTCAAGAAGGTTGCGAGATTACGCGGCGGCGGCTCAGCTCTGCCAGGCTTAGTGATTGAGAAAATTGACCCAAAGTTCATCCAGCGCACACTGAAAGACCTACCACAAGGCGTGGTAATTATAAGCGGCACTAACGGAAAAACAACAACCACAAAAATCGTCGTGGAATTGCTCGAGTCAGTTGGACTAAGAGTTTTTACGAATCGGACTGGTAGCAATTTTTCCAGAGGTGTAGCAGCCGCACTGCTGGATGAAGTCAATCTCCGCGGTAAATTAGAGGCTGATATTGCAGTTTTGGAGCTTGACGAAGCTTGGGCGGTGAAATTTGTGCAAATGGTTCGCCCACGGTTCTCGCTACTATTAAACGTAATGCGTGATCAGCTGGATAGATTTGGAGAGATCGACAATACAGCGTCGCTGCTTCAGAAGATAGCCGAAGCAACTACCGATGCTGTTGTTCTTAATCGCGACGATCCACGAATTTTTAAGATTAGCAAACACATTCAGGCTAAAAAAGTATTTTTCGGCACAACCGATGAGCTACTTAAATTAATGCCGACCGACGACAACTTAAAATACGGCGCAGCAATCGCTAACCAAAGCGTAAACGTCGATGTTTTATTAAAAAAGATTAGCGGACAGGAGGCGACCCTACGAATTGATAACAAAGAAGCTGCTGTCAATTTAAAGCTTACCGGCGTTTATAATTTACTTAATGCCGCAGCAGCTACCGCCCTGGCGCGACAAATTACCGGACCGGAAGTTACAGACACCATATTGTCAGCGCTCGAAAATATTAAGCCAGCCTTTGGTCGCGGTGAAACAATTTTCCTAAACGGCACGCCGATTGAACTTATTCTCGTTAAAAATCCAAGCGGTTTTCGACTGGCGCTCTTGTCATTTGCCAAAAATAGCAGCGCGACAATGATCGCGGTTAATGACAATTTCGCAGACGGGCGAGATGTTAGTTGGTTTTGGGATGTTGACTTTTCATCTCTGAAAAAGGTAGCCATGATTAGTGGGGTGCGAGCTTATGACATGGCGCTGCGTCTTCAATATGACGAAGTTGCGGTTGAAAAAATTGACACCGATATTACGCGGGCGTTAGATGATTTTATCAACGACCGCCCAGAAGAACCAAAGCAAATATTCTGTAGCTATACCGCCATGACTGCAATTCGACGCCTGCTTAGCGAAAAAACCGACGTAGAGGAAATATTATGA
- a CDS encoding type 1 glutamine amidotransferase yields MTKITIAQLYPRDMNLYGDWGNTLVLKKRLEWRGFEVEIIDHNPGDSTDFSNIDIFVGGGGQDSGQTIIQNDLLKRADELRQLANDGVPMLMICGMYQLFGRFFRTLKGEEIVGANILPIETIAGDERMIGNIIIKSQEFGEIIGYENHSGQTFLDKTVTPLGQVIKGAGNNMIDASEGVRYNNVIATYLHGPILPKNPQIADFLINEALRRRDISIDFGVDTIDDEIAHKAREISLKLPR; encoded by the coding sequence ATGACAAAAATAACAATTGCACAACTTTATCCACGAGACATGAATTTATACGGCGACTGGGGCAACACGCTGGTCCTAAAAAAACGCCTAGAGTGGCGCGGTTTTGAAGTCGAAATTATCGACCACAATCCAGGCGATTCAACAGACTTTTCTAATATTGATATTTTCGTCGGTGGTGGCGGTCAAGACTCTGGCCAGACGATTATCCAAAACGACCTTTTGAAACGAGCAGACGAGCTCCGACAATTAGCAAACGACGGCGTGCCGATGCTAATGATTTGTGGTATGTATCAGCTCTTCGGCCGCTTTTTCCGCACACTTAAAGGCGAAGAGATTGTTGGCGCTAATATTTTACCGATTGAAACGATTGCTGGCGATGAGCGAATGATTGGCAATATTATTATCAAGAGTCAAGAATTTGGCGAGATTATCGGATACGAAAATCATAGTGGGCAGACCTTCCTTGATAAAACTGTCACGCCGCTAGGGCAAGTGATTAAGGGTGCTGGCAATAATATGATTGATGCAAGTGAAGGTGTTCGGTATAACAACGTTATAGCCACATATCTCCACGGCCCAATCCTACCAAAAAACCCACAAATTGCTGATTTTCTAATCAATGAGGCTTTAAGGCGACGCGATATTAGCATAGACTTTGGAGTAGATACTATTGACGATGAGATAGCCCACAAGGCACGTGAAATATCCCTAAAACTTCCCAGATAG
- a CDS encoding glycosyltransferase family 39 protein, whose protein sequence is MKNICANLKNLHTFLHKIPGWVWLIPILILAISARAAQLTKANIWHDEGYTATIIKQPLIDIISTTTTDVHPPFYYIIMHFWQLLFGNSVTALRSFSVLCGAMTVAMLFLLLQKLFSKRIAIFGAFLAALGPFLIRYSDEARMYALAALLSVSATYAFIMAVGRKDKKPWWILYGFLVAIGIYTQYFLALLIPAHFVYLWLKIGGDRTAIIKIFTNKNLWLAAGLCFLLFLPWLPVMISQVSRVSGEFWIPEVNKFTIPTTLSMFLTYDERIVRYFGLLLLPIMLIVSLVLAKKFHKYRAAIWLMTIWSFLPMIIIYTLSKGRPVYLDRYFTYSAPVFYSLIAIYIGIIFSSKRIRSVGLSIIFILLIGCYMWHVGSKNITEASWNNTETAMNHINDNIKSNDAIISGEIYTYFHTSYYNRTNKEIILLRPDQELNWAGEWGLIKKLNTPEISSLNSVKTQRIWLILRAKTYDKYKKQIPPSWLMQQEFRDGDLIIGLYENKK, encoded by the coding sequence ATGAAAAATATATGCGCAAATCTTAAAAATCTACACACATTTCTTCATAAAATACCTGGCTGGGTCTGGCTAATTCCCATATTAATTTTAGCTATTAGCGCTCGCGCTGCCCAATTAACTAAGGCTAATATTTGGCACGATGAGGGCTATACTGCTACCATTATCAAGCAGCCCTTGATTGACATTATCTCCACGACAACCACGGACGTACATCCACCATTTTATTACATTATCATGCATTTTTGGCAATTACTTTTTGGCAATTCAGTCACTGCACTCAGAAGCTTTAGTGTCTTATGTGGCGCCATGACAGTCGCCATGCTATTTCTCTTACTGCAAAAGCTATTCTCTAAAAGAATCGCTATATTTGGAGCTTTTTTAGCAGCTTTAGGACCATTCCTGATCCGCTATAGCGACGAGGCGAGGATGTATGCTTTGGCGGCGCTGCTTAGCGTATCCGCCACCTATGCATTTATCATGGCGGTCGGCAGAAAAGACAAAAAACCCTGGTGGATATTATACGGATTTTTAGTGGCAATCGGCATTTACACACAGTATTTCCTGGCACTGCTAATTCCAGCTCACTTTGTCTATTTATGGCTAAAAATTGGCGGAGATCGCACTGCTATCATAAAAATTTTTACTAATAAAAATCTCTGGCTAGCAGCTGGGCTATGCTTTTTATTATTCTTACCTTGGCTGCCAGTAATGATCTCCCAGGTCAGTAGAGTCAGCGGCGAGTTTTGGATACCAGAAGTCAATAAATTTACCATACCAACAACCCTATCCATGTTCTTAACTTACGACGAGAGGATAGTCCGCTACTTTGGCTTACTGCTGCTACCAATTATGCTCATCGTATCACTCGTCTTAGCTAAAAAATTTCATAAATACCGAGCAGCAATATGGCTCATGACAATTTGGTCATTTCTACCAATGATCATCATCTACACACTTAGTAAAGGTCGCCCCGTTTATTTAGATCGCTATTTTACCTACTCAGCGCCAGTATTTTATAGTCTGATAGCCATCTACATAGGAATTATTTTTTCGAGCAAAAGGATTCGTAGTGTCGGTTTATCTATTATTTTCATATTGCTAATTGGCTGCTACATGTGGCATGTCGGCAGTAAAAATATAACAGAAGCATCCTGGAACAACACAGAAACTGCCATGAATCATATAAATGATAATATAAAAAGCAATGACGCTATTATCTCCGGTGAAATTTACACCTATTTTCACACATCTTATTACAATAGAACTAATAAAGAAATTATCCTGCTACGTCCAGACCAAGAGCTCAATTGGGCTGGTGAATGGGGGCTAATCAAAAAACTTAATACTCCAGAAATTAGCTCTTTAAACTCTGTAAAAACTCAAAGAATTTGGCTGATACTTCGCGCAAAAACATATGACAAATATAAAAAACAAATTCCGCCATCATGGCTAATGCAGCAAGAATTTCGTGATGGCGATCTGATCATTGGTTTGTACGAAAATAAAAAATAA
- a CDS encoding CPBP family glutamic-type intramembrane protease, with protein MRILGNTHNDIGITRQRTIYSLKTVLPITIALIIAAGLFLLLKKPRFSPTEGIGFYVFYILISCPAQELLFRGILSRMLQELRLHRVLELGVAAALFGYVHIIYGDMLTVVVMGIVGLFWYRAYQLSSNLIGVTISHVVLGVMTIALGIID; from the coding sequence ATGCGAATACTCGGCAATACGCACAATGACATCGGCATTACGCGGCAACGTACCATCTATTCACTCAAAACCGTGCTACCTATAACTATAGCTCTCATTATCGCAGCCGGGCTGTTTCTACTCCTCAAAAAACCTCGATTCTCACCAACCGAAGGAATAGGATTCTATGTATTTTATATTCTCATCTCGTGCCCGGCGCAAGAACTGTTATTTCGCGGCATCCTCAGCCGTATGCTGCAAGAACTACGGCTACACCGAGTACTGGAGCTTGGCGTAGCAGCCGCCCTTTTCGGTTATGTACATATCATCTACGGCGATATGCTCACTGTTGTTGTCATGGGCATCGTTGGCCTTTTCTGGTACCGAGCGTACCAGCTCTCATCAAACCTCATCGGCGTAACGATAAGCCACGTGGTACTTGGTGTGATGACGATCGCTTTGGGGATTATTGATTAA
- the nadE gene encoding ammonia-dependent NAD(+) synthetase: MRAKQQEIIATLGVKPNIQPVQEIEKRSQFLANYLGGTGLNGFVLGISGGQDSLLAGIITQRAVDICNKNNREAYFHTMLLPYGIQHDRADAELAVKTIKSYGESSVIEHDIDIKPSVDTLVANLYTNGQEISDFDKGNIKARIRMMAQYAIAGACGLLVVGTDHAAESVTGFFTKFGDGAADIMPLSGLTKRQGRAMLEVLNIPESLLNKTPTADLLDNNPIQPDETELGISYTEIDDYLEGKTISPKVAKIIENFYEKTQHKRNLPIQYRDNK; encoded by the coding sequence ATGCGAGCCAAGCAACAAGAAATTATCGCCACTTTAGGAGTCAAACCCAATATACAGCCAGTACAAGAAATAGAAAAACGCAGCCAATTCTTAGCAAACTACCTAGGAGGAACTGGGCTGAATGGATTTGTGCTAGGCATTTCCGGCGGCCAAGATTCATTACTCGCGGGAATTATAACTCAACGCGCAGTAGACATATGTAATAAAAATAATCGCGAGGCATACTTTCACACAATGCTTCTTCCTTACGGAATACAACACGACCGCGCAGATGCTGAGCTAGCCGTTAAGACTATTAAGTCTTATGGCGAATCAAGCGTCATAGAACACGACATTGATATAAAACCTAGCGTCGACACACTTGTTGCGAACCTATACACCAATGGTCAAGAAATTAGCGATTTCGACAAAGGCAACATCAAGGCTCGTATCCGTATGATGGCACAATATGCTATTGCTGGTGCCTGCGGGTTATTGGTAGTTGGCACTGATCATGCCGCCGAATCAGTCACGGGATTTTTCACCAAGTTTGGCGATGGCGCTGCCGACATCATGCCCCTCTCTGGACTAACAAAACGCCAAGGTCGCGCTATGCTTGAGGTTTTAAATATCCCAGAATCTCTTCTGAATAAAACGCCGACCGCCGACTTGTTAGATAATAATCCAATTCAGCCCGACGAAACAGAATTGGGGATCAGTTACACCGAAATTGATGACTATCTTGAGGGTAAAACCATCAGTCCTAAGGTCGCCAAAATCATAGAAAATTTTTACGAAAAAACTCAACATAAACGTAATCTGCCGATACAGTACAGAGATAATAAATAA